From the genome of Miscanthus floridulus cultivar M001 chromosome 10, ASM1932011v1, whole genome shotgun sequence, one region includes:
- the LOC136485835 gene encoding increased DNA methylation 1-like — MKLAVVLGVLNECFNPVKDGWTRIDMLHLAVYSLGSEFKWLSYEGLYTMVLKKHGEIVSAAIAESWTGIQDENCHMFLPRQLHKLNWTARFLLIGHFKKID; from the exons ATGAAGCTTGCGGTGGTGCTCGGCGTGCTCAATGAGTGCTTCAACCCAGTGAAGGATGGGTGGACAAGGATTGACATGCTCCACCTAGCTGTGTATAGCCTTGG GTCTGAATTTAAATGGCTAAGCTACGAAGGGTTGTACACCATGGTTCTGAAGAAGCATGGAGAGATCGTTTCAGCAGCCATTGCTGAG AGTTGGACCGGTATACAAGATGAGAATTGTCACATGTTTCTTCCAAGACAATTACATAAATTAAACTGGACTGCACGCTTCCTTTTGATTG GTCACTTCAAGAAAATAGACTGA
- the LOC136485836 gene encoding putative disease resistance protein RGA4 isoform X1, whose translation MASPWSIAATGWTVTVVGWLLSPIISMIMNKLSAYLIFDASKELDKLEEVTVPALRETLRDVEEQRMVMRDEGSGSDLEILDKLDTRLKSALCQAEDILDLVDYHRIEKELTGGDDGRWVQRLIQAAGASIVALGRGSWASVQRVLHASGACIAFYCIDITPAPLLQLVHSMKQKLGQFFGGWSSGEDVLPVSQATSTVGVQRLCGWCSHLTSCCRSVFSWSAQRIAEARGYRDWSYEQVGIKSDLQKDGNVPITGRIRFRKQIQGIADILTSSKKSGLLNQNSSSTSKNSAKESSSKQKEIDQLYRVIKRKVFGRDKDRADIIRMLREGPDTNAPSSSTVSPYSVIGIYGITGSGKTTLAQYVCDYEKDEGHYFNPIMFILVGKTFSTGDIFRDMLDQITQRRPSNDGDSPESLKTQLLKELKDKRFLLVLDDLWVNDDNQKELDILVDMLTLSAARSGSRVLVTAQKGDAAGALGAHLQLFRVPDLEEKVYLSLLMNHAGPFATDDEYRKYENIGREIANRLCSSPIAAVTVGKRLQRNNSIKFWDTTAKLDMLNKTMGALWWSYQQLGVDIRRCFAYCSTFPKGHGLKRDELVHIWIAHGFVKTTCKSTEELEDLGQSYFDQLLTFSFIQEHRTLFGMDQAFRIHDQLHELAEKVSRNPLSFPNIGRLTSLQTMRSFLVKEAQGYELKQLMHLNKLRGSLIIWGLGAIGSKEEALEAHLCNKKRLRELKLRFDLDKSFGPDVEAEVLEGLCPPKDLQELEISFYNGSRYPSWVLSGHHPDAPKHLHKLELWNCSQLAAIPEDSELFIGLRELGIYSCDWDRLPENMEHLVSLQSLWIWICHKIELLPTLPDQALKTIDILGCPVLSRTCKEEGHPNWDKIQHIPEQRIW comes from the exons ATGGCAAGTCCCTGGAGCATCGCTGCGACGGGCTGGACAGTCACCGTAGTGGGTTGGCTGCTCTCACCCATCATCAGCATGATCATGAACAAACTCTCTGCCTACCTCATTTTTGACGCATCCAAAGAGCTCGACAAGTTGGAGGAAGTCACTGTCCCAGCTCTCAGGGAGACTCTGAGAGACGTCGAGGAGCAGAGGATGGTGATGAGGGACGAGGGGTCTGGATCTGATCTGGAGATACTGGACAAGCTGGACACACGTCTCAAGTCTGCCTTGTGCCAGGCGGAAGACATCCTGGACCTTGTCGATTACCACCGTATCGAGAAGGAACTGACTGGTGGCGACGACGGGAGATGGGTGCAGCGACTCATCCAGGCTGCTGGCGCATCCATTGTCGCCCTCGGCAGAGGGAGCTGGGCCTCGGTGCAGCGAGTTCTCCACGCTTCTGGTGCTTGCATCGCCTTCTACTGCATAGACATCACCCCAGCTCCTCTACTGCAATTGGTGCATAGCATGAAACAGAAGCTGGGGCAATTTTTCGGAGGTTGGAGTTCAGGTGAGGACGTTCTACCAGTTTCCCAAGCAACATCCACCGTCGGGGTCCAGAGGCTCTGCGGTTGGTGCAGCCACCTCACGAGCTGCTGTCGGTCCGTATTCAGCTGGTCCGCTCAGCGGATTGCAGAAGCCCGGGGTTACCGGGACTGGTCATATGAACAAGTTGGCATCAAAAGTGATCTGCAG AAGGATGGCAATGTGCCTATTACTGGAAGAATCAGATTCAGGAAACAAATACAGGGCATAGCAGATATTCTCACTTCCTCGAAGAAATCAGGTCTCTTGAATCAGAATAGCAGCAGCACCTCCAAAAACAGTGCCAAGGAAAGCAGCAGCAAGCAGAAAGAGATTGACCAATTGTACAGAGTCATTAAACGGAAAGTGTTCGGTCGAGACAAGGACCGTGCAGATATAATTAGGATGCTTCGTGAGGGACCAGATACCAACGCACCAAGCTCCAGCACCGTTAGTCCTTATTCTGTGATTGGCATTTATGGCATTACTGGTTCTGGGAAGACTACCCTGGCACAATATGTTTGTGACTATGAAAAGGACGAAGGACATTATTTCAACCCTATCATGTTCATTCTTGTGGGGAAGACATTCAGCACAGGTGATATATTTCGTGATATGTTGGACCAGATCACACAGAGGCGGCCATCTAATGACGGTGATAGTCCTGAAAGTCTAAAAACACAGTTGCTGAAAGAATTGAAAGACAAACGCTTCTTGTTGGTACTGGATGATCTTTGGGTCAACGATGACAATCAGAAGGAACTGGATATTCTAGTTGATATGCTCACACTCAGTGCAGCCCGGAGTGGAAGCAGAGTCCTTGTGACAGCTCAAAAAGGGGATGCAGCTGGAGCTCTTGGTGCTCATCTGCAGCTCTTTCGAGTGCCTGATTTGGAAGAAAAGGTCTACTTATCATTGCTCATGAATCATGCAGGACCATTTGCAACTGATGATGAATATAGAAAATATGAGAACATTGGAAGAGAGATTGCAAACAGGCTATGCAGTTCACCTATTGCAGCAGTAACAGTAGGAAAGCGGCTTCAGAGGAACAACAGTATTAAGTTCTGGGACACAACAGCGAAACTTGACATGCTGAACAAGACCATGGGAGCTCTGTGGTGGAGCTATCAGCAGCTTGGTGTTGACATCAGGCGATGCTTTGCATACTGCAGCACTTTCCCCAAAGGACATGGATTAAAACGGGATGAGTTGGTTCACATCTGGATAGCTCACGGGTTTGTAAAAACCACGTGTAAGTCAACAGAGGAACTGGAAGATCTAGGGCAGAGCTACTTTGATCAATTACTGACATTCTCATTTATACAAGAACATAGAACATTATTTGGCATGGATCAGGCATTCAGAATTCATGACCAGCTACacgagttggcagagaaggtttCTAGAA ATCCGCTTTCTTTCCCCAACATTGGAAGGCTGACGTCACTCCAGACAATGAGAAGCTTCTTAGTGAAGGAGGCACAAGGGTATGAGTTGAAGCAGCTGATGCATCTGAACAAACTTCGAGGCTCTCTAATTATATGGGGGCTTGGGGCTATCGGAAGCAAAGAGGAAGCTCTTGAAGCCCACCTATGCAACAAGAAGCGACTCAGAGAACTCAAACTGAGGTTCGACTTGGATAAGAGTTTTGGTCCAGACGTGGAAGCAGAGGTACTTGAGGGCCTTTGTCCCCCAAAGGATCTTCAAGAGCTCGAAATCTCGTTCTACAACGGTTCAAGGTATCCTAGCTGGGTGTTGAGTGGCCACCATCCAGATGCCCCAAAGCACCTGCACAAACTTGAACTCTGGAATTGCAGCCAGCTGGCAGCTATTCCTGAAGATAGTGAACTCTTCATTGGTCTGCGTGAGCTTGGCATTTACTCTTGTGACTGGGACAGGTTGCCGGAAAATATGGAGCACCTCGTGTCGCTCCAGTCACTGTGGATTTGGATCTGCCATAAGATAGAGCTTCTTCCGACGCTGCCTGACCAGGCTCTTAAGACGATTGATATCCTAGGGTGCCCCGTGCTCAGTAGAACCTGCAAAGAAGAGGGACACCCAAATTGGGATAAGATCCAGCACATTCCTGAGCAACGCATTTGGTAA
- the LOC136485836 gene encoding probable disease resistance RPP8-like protein 2 isoform X2: MASPWSIAATGWTVTVVGWLLSPIISMIMNKLSAYLIFDASKELDKLEEVTVPALRETLRDVEEQRMVMRDEGSGSDLEILDKLDTRLKSALCQAEDILDLVDYHRIEKELTGGDDGRWVQRLIQAAGASIVALGRGSWASVQRVLHASGACIAFYCIDITPAPLLQLVHSMKQKLGQFFGGWSSGEDVLPVSQATSTVGVQRLCGWCSHLTSCCRSVFSWSAQRIAEARGYRDWSYEQVGIKSDLQKDGNVPITGRIRFRKQIQGIADILTSSKKSGLLNQNSSSTSKNSAKESSSKQKEIDQLYRVIKRKVFGRDKDRADIIRMLREGPDTNAPSSSTVSPYSVIGIYGITGSGKTTLAQYVCDYEKDEGHYFNPIMFILVGKTFSTGDIFRDMLDQITQRRPSNDGDSPESLKTQLLKELKDKRFLLVLDDLWVNDDNQKELDILVDMLTLSAARSGSRVLVTAQKGDAAGALGAHLQLFRVPDLEEKVYLSLLMNHAGPFATDDEYRKYENIGREIANRLCSSPIAAVTVGKRLQRNNSIKFWDTTAKLDMLNKTMGALWWSYQQLGVDIRRCFAYCSTFPKGHGLKRDELVHIWIAHGFVKTTCKSTEELEDLGQSYFDQLLTFSFIQEHRTLFGMDQAFRIHDQLHELAEKVSRSEFFRIGLNDSPVDIPRGVHHLFIKTKNVAEINEKILDLGNLRTLIINVDPYEKYKKKP; the protein is encoded by the exons ATGGCAAGTCCCTGGAGCATCGCTGCGACGGGCTGGACAGTCACCGTAGTGGGTTGGCTGCTCTCACCCATCATCAGCATGATCATGAACAAACTCTCTGCCTACCTCATTTTTGACGCATCCAAAGAGCTCGACAAGTTGGAGGAAGTCACTGTCCCAGCTCTCAGGGAGACTCTGAGAGACGTCGAGGAGCAGAGGATGGTGATGAGGGACGAGGGGTCTGGATCTGATCTGGAGATACTGGACAAGCTGGACACACGTCTCAAGTCTGCCTTGTGCCAGGCGGAAGACATCCTGGACCTTGTCGATTACCACCGTATCGAGAAGGAACTGACTGGTGGCGACGACGGGAGATGGGTGCAGCGACTCATCCAGGCTGCTGGCGCATCCATTGTCGCCCTCGGCAGAGGGAGCTGGGCCTCGGTGCAGCGAGTTCTCCACGCTTCTGGTGCTTGCATCGCCTTCTACTGCATAGACATCACCCCAGCTCCTCTACTGCAATTGGTGCATAGCATGAAACAGAAGCTGGGGCAATTTTTCGGAGGTTGGAGTTCAGGTGAGGACGTTCTACCAGTTTCCCAAGCAACATCCACCGTCGGGGTCCAGAGGCTCTGCGGTTGGTGCAGCCACCTCACGAGCTGCTGTCGGTCCGTATTCAGCTGGTCCGCTCAGCGGATTGCAGAAGCCCGGGGTTACCGGGACTGGTCATATGAACAAGTTGGCATCAAAAGTGATCTGCAG AAGGATGGCAATGTGCCTATTACTGGAAGAATCAGATTCAGGAAACAAATACAGGGCATAGCAGATATTCTCACTTCCTCGAAGAAATCAGGTCTCTTGAATCAGAATAGCAGCAGCACCTCCAAAAACAGTGCCAAGGAAAGCAGCAGCAAGCAGAAAGAGATTGACCAATTGTACAGAGTCATTAAACGGAAAGTGTTCGGTCGAGACAAGGACCGTGCAGATATAATTAGGATGCTTCGTGAGGGACCAGATACCAACGCACCAAGCTCCAGCACCGTTAGTCCTTATTCTGTGATTGGCATTTATGGCATTACTGGTTCTGGGAAGACTACCCTGGCACAATATGTTTGTGACTATGAAAAGGACGAAGGACATTATTTCAACCCTATCATGTTCATTCTTGTGGGGAAGACATTCAGCACAGGTGATATATTTCGTGATATGTTGGACCAGATCACACAGAGGCGGCCATCTAATGACGGTGATAGTCCTGAAAGTCTAAAAACACAGTTGCTGAAAGAATTGAAAGACAAACGCTTCTTGTTGGTACTGGATGATCTTTGGGTCAACGATGACAATCAGAAGGAACTGGATATTCTAGTTGATATGCTCACACTCAGTGCAGCCCGGAGTGGAAGCAGAGTCCTTGTGACAGCTCAAAAAGGGGATGCAGCTGGAGCTCTTGGTGCTCATCTGCAGCTCTTTCGAGTGCCTGATTTGGAAGAAAAGGTCTACTTATCATTGCTCATGAATCATGCAGGACCATTTGCAACTGATGATGAATATAGAAAATATGAGAACATTGGAAGAGAGATTGCAAACAGGCTATGCAGTTCACCTATTGCAGCAGTAACAGTAGGAAAGCGGCTTCAGAGGAACAACAGTATTAAGTTCTGGGACACAACAGCGAAACTTGACATGCTGAACAAGACCATGGGAGCTCTGTGGTGGAGCTATCAGCAGCTTGGTGTTGACATCAGGCGATGCTTTGCATACTGCAGCACTTTCCCCAAAGGACATGGATTAAAACGGGATGAGTTGGTTCACATCTGGATAGCTCACGGGTTTGTAAAAACCACGTGTAAGTCAACAGAGGAACTGGAAGATCTAGGGCAGAGCTACTTTGATCAATTACTGACATTCTCATTTATACAAGAACATAGAACATTATTTGGCATGGATCAGGCATTCAGAATTCATGACCAGCTACacgagttggcagagaaggtttCTAGAAGTGAGTTCTTTAGAATTGGTTTGAATGACTCACCGGTAGATATCCCACGAGGGGTCCACCATCTTTTCATTAAGACAAAAAATGTAGCAGAGATCAATGAGAAAATTCTGGATCTGGGAAATTTGCGCACCTTGATCATTAATGTGGATCCTTATGAGAAGTATAAAAAAAAACCATGA